TACGGGTGATGAAGGAAAACTTTTCGGCACAGTCGCCGACTGCAAAGATATCCTTGTCTTCGGTACGCATGTACTCGTCTACCCTGATGGCTCCGAGCTCATTGATTTTTATGCCGGCTTTTCGGGCAAGCTCCACATTGGGAGCATATCCGGTTGCAAGAATGACCGCGTCGGCGGCAAGGCGCTCTCCGTTTTCAAGAAGCACTTCCGAAACCACACCCTCGCCGATGAGTTCGCTGACTTTCTCACCCGTTCTGAGTATGACGCCATTATCTGTCAGGATTTTTTCGACCTTAACGGAAAGATCGTCATCAAATGCAGCATTCAATACATGGGGCATGACCTCAACCACCGTAATCTTCTTGCCTTTCTTGCGCAGTTCATCGGCAATTTCAACGCCGATAAATCCTCCTCCGATAATGACAATCGTGGTGCACTGTTCCAGTTTAATACGAAGATTCTCCAGATAGTCACGATCCTTGGGAATGGTAAAGACATTGCCAAGAGCTGTACCTTTCAGCCAGGAGGGGACTTTCGGCATGGAACCGGTTGCAAAGACAAGCTTGTCGAAGGTTATTTGTGTACCATCGGCTGTGGTTGCAACTTTGGCTGTGCGGTCAACAGCAACAACTTCATCAATAAAAAGCTCTACTCCGGCCTGTTCGATATGCGCATTGGGAATAATGTTCTGGCTGATACTCTCCAGTGTTCCATAAATGTAGGGTATTCCGCAGGGGACAACGGCTTCGCGCTCCCGACGGACCACAAGAAAACTTTTGGCCGGGTAAAACGCTTTTCCGGTTGAGGCGGCAACAATACCTGCCGCACTTCCACCTATAACAAGGACATCAATATTTTTCTTCATCTGTAGTATTTCTGCATTAATTAGTTATATCGTGCCCGTTTTTTCCCGGATTGCGGCAAGAAAGGTGTCAAATGCCTTC
The DNA window shown above is from Pelodictyon phaeoclathratiforme BU-1 and carries:
- a CDS encoding NAD(P)/FAD-dependent oxidoreductase — its product is MKKNIDVLVIGGSAAGIVAASTGKAFYPAKSFLVVRREREAVVPCGIPYIYGTLESISQNIIPNAHIEQAGVELFIDEVVAVDRTAKVATTADGTQITFDKLVFATGSMPKVPSWLKGTALGNVFTIPKDRDYLENLRIKLEQCTTIVIIGGGFIGVEIADELRKKGKKITVVEVMPHVLNAAFDDDLSVKVEKILTDNGVILRTGEKVSELIGEGVVSEVLLENGERLAADAVILATGYAPNVELARKAGIKINELGAIRVDEYMRTEDKDIFAVGDCAEKFSFITRIVKGLMLASTACSEARIAGMNLYGLSRLRTFSGTISIFSTAIGGTTFAAAGVTEHLALDRGFDVISASAEGIDKHPKSLPDTCSQFVKLIVNRDSGLVLGGAVVGGVSAGELINVIGLIIENKMTIHEVLTLQVGTHPLLTGPPTGYPLIKAAEAVAKKLRSSR